The genomic region aacacatttttatataatcagttaccttctCATCTCCTAATTTttagctaccttatcagttagcttttcaggtttcagttagcttttcagttttcagctaccttttcaggtttcaactaccttttcaggtagttttgccaaacagagccaaAGTCTTAGACTCGTTGATTTATAGGCTATACGTGTATCCGAGCTTGTTTAAGGAGTCTCGGAATTTTTCGTTGCATTGAAACATGAAAATGAGATCTTTCTCCAAAATAAATAATATAGTAGAGTCCCCCTTATCTTTGTTCAACTAAAATATTGTAATCTATGAAGTATATTACAAGTTAtcccaaaaataaaataatagtCATACTTATCTATCACAAAATctcctttcaaaaaaaaaaaacaaatctatcacaaaatctcattaaagaCGACATGTATCCGTcattttggagtgacggataccattttctcttacaaatgacccaaatagaggagagagggaagcacatgggggtgcccccaccttgtccccctatccgttttgtgagtggcattacccgttacttgctccgacccgtcttcagcaagactaactgcttATCTATGCTATAGTTGTTCTGATATTTCTAGATTTGCTGATCTGTCGCATAGTAATGCAAATAAATGTTACTCCTAGTAGTCAATGATATTAAACAATGCAAATAAttgtaaaaataataaaattaaaaggtTAGAAATTAAATTTTTGCAGTTTAGATGTACAAGTATCATACATTTCAGCATAATTAAAGTTCTGATCGATTTCTAGATTTGCTTATCTGTCGCATAGTAATGCAAGTAAATGTTACTCCTAGTAGTCAATGATATTAAACAATGCAAATAAATTCTTGCAGTTTAGATGTACAAGTATCATACATTTCAGCATAATCAAAGTTCTGATCGATGTCTCTTGCTTAAATATGCCTTGGAAAAGTAAGAAAGTATCCTCTACGTTATTAATGTAGTATGAGAAGACATGTTAATACATTTAATTTTGACATGAGAGATTCTAATTATCGTAAATATAACTGACGGTTATACCGAAGGAAACAGTACCGTACTCTAATTTTTTCTTTATTTACAACAATTTTCACTTGAGAATCTAAAGTGAAACAAAATGAGAAATAAGTAGTCCAATATCATTGATTCGTTCAAAGAAAAGCAAACGGAGATTAACAGACTAAGATAAATATCACATATTCTTTGTGCAAAAGGTTAATTATCACTAAATCGATTACACTCACAAACATGATTTTCATCATGGAAAAATGGTCCCGTAAAAACAACACTTCTCCTAGAAAAAATTTAAATCATATATAAAAATTTAAGATGAATGTCATAACACCTTAACtatagaggatcaacctagttttcctacctaataaaaaaaaaaatagaggccaaaaaaaataagaaaaatgaaGGAAACGACTTATGAGTTTTGGCGGATATAAAATCTATAAAATGTTATTTGGAACATTGTTAATCTGCTCTCGTAGCTCAGTTGGTTAGAGCACCCGTTTAGTAAGCGGGAGGTCTTGAGTTCGACTCTCAACGAGAGCACTCTCCTAATTTATAGAGGTACATTTTTTACCAAAAAACCCTCCCTTTGCGCGTGATACGCAGCATGACTCGTACTGCTGAAATGGGCCAGcaatttcatttcattttcttttaaTCTTCAGAAGTCAGCAACATTTGGTTTGGTTGAGATTTGAGTCCAGTAGGTTGTATGAGCACTAGAGTGATATAAGTATATAACTCACATTAGCGTTTTTCAGCACAGGTACACAGCGGTGCACTCTTCGCAAAACAAATATGGAAACTCGGATCATCAATCTCTTACAAATCGTTCCGAGTATTCAGCAGCTAAAGGCCACAATTGTTGAGTTTTGCATATTATGGCTGTAATACTGGCCCTCAatattttttggttttttcaattacTTGGCACTAATGAACAGACTGAGATGACAGTTTGACGGACAATTATGTACAAAAGCTGAAGTAGAGTGCAAATCTCATCATCATTCATTCTTTCGACTGCAAAGTAATGGACGAGCGTGCAATCTCTAATCGCTAGTCCTTCTGCTGCTCCATCATCCGTCTTCTTACTTCTTATATGAACCTGTCAATCATGAGATAAAAACTTTATCCGTATTTTAATTGTAAGAAATTACATCCTCTTCCTAATCTGTCTTCCAAAAGTTACCTGAATCCATTAGCAACGGTGACCCTTCATCGGTGTCTTTCACAACAACTTCTTTCGACATTCGCTCCAATTTCGTTGGTCCATAAGCGCAGCTACAATACACATAGTACACTAAATTGAGCAAATTTAAAAAAGCCAAAAGGTAATAGTAGTAATCATAGTGACCCTTGTTCACATTGTTCGCCATCCACCCTTCGTTCCCTTCGCTCTTGGTTAAACTATCTACCGAGTTCAATACGAAGCTAGCTATCAAACTCCCAAAGGTACCCCCTAACCCGAAAATTGAACCGGCAATACTCAGCATGTTCATTGGGAGCTCAGTGTAGAAGAATTCTGTCTGCCCAATAACAAACAAAGCCTCTGCAATGCCACCGAAGATTGAATGTGGTATGGTCCACAATGCGGACATGTGGATCACGGCCAAAGGGTCGTCTTCAAACCCCTGGTCAATGGCCCTTTGCCTACGGATACTCTCCACCATTCCCGAGGTCAAGATCGACATGAAAGAAAAAAAGAGGCCTAGACCCATCCTTAGCTTCACACTGAGGGTTACTTGTTTGCCTCGGATTTTTGATGCCAATGGAAGAAGTACTCGGTCATAAAGCGGGATCCAAATTCCTATGACTAATATTAAAAATGTACCAAATGACGCTGCAGGAATTTCGAATTTTGGACCGATGTGTCGGTCCATGGTTCGTGTTAGCAGCAACCCGAAAGGGCTACCACTTGTGTTTACTGATATCATGATTCCGGCCGACCAAATTGGAAGGACTCTTAGGAATGCTTTTAGCCCTTCAACATCTTCTACTCGGCAAAGTCTCCAAGGATTTCTCGCTAGCCCATCAGGGCGTATGTCTCTTTCGGTATCTTGAATAATGCAGGATTTATTCAGAAACCTACATTTACACAAGATCAGCAAAAGTTAGTCTCCTAAAATACGATCTCACAGATTAAATCATTGTCTCGCCTCGTTAGAGTAAAAACATACCGTAATTTGTCACTTGGGACAGAAACAGCAGAATCCTTTTCATGATAGTACAGTGAACCCAAGTCAGGATCAGATAGATTAATGTTTCTGTTCTGAAAAGCCGCGACAATGACTTGGACCAAGCCGGTTAACAAATTCGTGTTACCCTTGACCTTGACATAAAATGGAGAAGCAAGCAAGAACGAAAAGGTTGCCAAAAACATGAGGACAACAGGAACTCCAAACCCGATCATCCAACCTAAGTGCTCTTGAATGTATACAATCACGGTCAAGGCAATAATAATTGAGACGCAGGAAAACATGTAGTACCAGTTAAGGAATATCTCGAGATTTCTCTTATTCTTAGTAGTGTTTCTTGCGTTCACTTGATCGGCACCAAATACTTGAGAACATGGCCGAGTTCCACCACCACCGATTGCAAGAAGAATGAAACCTAAGACTAGGAAAGCGTACTGTCCGGTTGTAGCTGACGCGCAGTTGGTCGTAAGGGTGTCGCATGGTGGAGGCTTTGCTTTAGGGATAATTGTTGTCATCCAGATAACAAACATCCCCTGTTCCAAGCAAGTTTAGTTAGGTTAATGTTATTAAGATGTCTAAGGGAGTCATGAATTGAATACAAGCCATTTTTAGATCAATTTTAGCCTTTTACACACTCCATTCCATTAAATTGTATGGAAAATGAGATAACGGCCACCTGTGAACCCTACACATTTTTGTTTCCATTTGTAGGGTTTAGTGGCGGAGCCATAATCATTTAAGTGTTGGGTCAAGTCTAATGTAACTATTCGTTTTTTTTATTACTGGGTATTAAAGACATAAAtttcaaatcaaacaaattttgATAATGAAAAACGTCAATTGTCGAAAAGTTATTGAGACCCCAGTACCCCACTACCTTATTTGTGGCACTGATAGGGTCTATATTTTACAGGTAAGAGGTCGGTACTGAAACTCAGTTACTCTATACAATCCGGTCGCGCTCCATACATCATTGAATATGGGGCCTAGGCCCTAGAGTACAATTGTACAGGTGAGAGGTCGGTAACGAAAGAGTACTTCATGCATCTCTCACGTATACATGTTACATTACGTACTTTTCTTGTATATAAGTACCCCAAACTCCCAAAGTTAGGTTAAATAAGTCTCCTTTAAGACGAGTCATTTTTGTTGAAATAATAAAACGGGATTTTAAGACCATTTTACAGCTAAATTTGACtacttttgaaaaaaaaaaagaagcaacCACAAACTATAAACACTAGCTAGATCATTATGGTCACATTTTACCGCAAAATATCTTAAACCCCGTTTTATTGTTTCAGACGAAGATAACCCGTCTGAAATAGGAATTTGAGTGAGTCAAGGGTGTTGGAAATAGAGGCTTTGAGAGCCTTTTTCTTAGTTtccatttgtcccacattggtgaggaagtgGGTGTTTTATGGGTTTATATAACACCCCTTCCCTTACCTTATCACTAGTGGTCATGGGGAGTCTTCTGTAGAgactttgcgaggtgcttaattcagctcgcacacgcgcgcgcgcgtgcccgagcccggcccggcccggcccggatccgggatttgggatttgggatcggcgggctgtgcctatctttttgggctgTGTTGTTGAGTTGAATCAGTCAGTCCAACTGACTGTCAACATGAGGGTCATGCTCCACGTTTGTAGCCCTTGACTGCAACATCTTAGGAGTCGGTTTTGCTGCTTCTGTTGCTGCTGTTTGGCTATAAATAGGAGCCCGACTTCTCTATCAAAATACACAGAAAACATAAACTCTCTTCTCTCGTCTTCCCTGCTCTCTCTAAATTTCTGGGTATTGCTAGTTGATATCGTTCCAGGTCTTGCAAACTCGAGTGGGCGAGTTTGTGAGGCAgcagtagtgtaatccttggggactaccggtcgtcgctgatcgccaccacggtcgcaccggagaaacaatttaaaaactatttaatTAAGTGCAGTAGCCATGTCTGTGATTTCGAAAATTGTACCTGATATTTCGAAAATTGAACAATTAGACGGTCAGAATTATAAGCGTTGGTCCCTAAAGCGTTGATGTTTTTGAGCGGTtagaaattgattatgttttatttaatGACCCGCCAAAACCCGTTGTTCGTCGATGAGGCCGAGACTACCCCTCCTGCGGCTAAGGCGATTAAGTCAAATGAAGATGACATTGCTAAATTTGTTAAGGACAACAAAAGCGCTAGGTGTCACATACTTAATAACATGGTTAACCCATTGTTCGATTTATTTGCTGATAATAAATCGGCTAAAGTCATTTGGGAGTCCTTATCGAAAAAATATGGGGTGATGACGCtgggaaaaagaaatatgttgtgggtaagtggtTGCAATTTAAGATAGTGGATGGGAAGTCTATTATGGAACAGGTTCATGTCTACGAAAATTTGTGTCTTGATATTGTTAGTGAGGGCATGAAATTAGACGACCTTTTGTTGCTAATGTCTTTGTTGGAAAAATTCCCTCCCTCCCCGGTCCGAGTATAGAAATCGgctaaaacacaaaaagaaagacATGTCCCTTATGGAACTTATCAGTCatatgaggaccgaagaggcaaatcgcctCAAAGACAACCCCCTATTTGTTTACCGGTCCGTGAATgcatcatttgttctttgtcaaAGCTAATTTGGTTGAGTCCGGTGGTCCGTCAAATCTCTTTGaaaagttcaagggtaagggtaaggccaaggttggtcggggtaagggtaaaggaaagaaATCGATCCAGGGAAGTACACCAAGCCGGTTGCAAAGATTCGAAGCCTAAGGGTCCCTTGGTTTGCTATGTTTGTGGGAAACCGGGTCACAAAGCCTACCAGTGCAATGATAAGAAGATCTGCAAGTGAAGCCAATCTTGTGACTGATGATGTCATTCTTGCTTTGTGGTTGTTGAAGCTAATCGGTGGGTAATCTTCTTTGAATGGGTCTTGATATCTGGCGCTTCCAGACACCTCTCGTGCGATAAGGGGTTATTTCGAGTTCGAGGAGATAGGcgatggggaatgcgtctacatgggtaattcttcacCGCAAAGATCACgtgcaaaggcaagatctttctcaaactcacctcggggaaaacacttgcccttaataatgttttatttgtacctacattgcgtcgaaacctcgtgtctggtgccttgttaaacaaagcgggcatgaaacttgtttttgaggctgacaaggttgtaatgtcgcgcaatggggaatttgtgggcaagggttatctgtctgggggtctttttgtacGAACACCGATTCTCgtttttaataatattgcatctacttctacttatatcgctgagtctattgatgtttggcatggtagattaggtcatgtgaatatcgactacattaaaaaacttagaaccatgagtttaattccaagtttgtcgagtcaagaattctctaaatgtggtagctgtgttgaggctaaattcacaaagaaacctagtaaacctgtgaaAACTAGGactacgagtcttcttgagttaattcacaccgacctagctgacttcaaaaatgttgcaagtagaggtggcaagaattattatgtgacttttatagacgactgttcaaggtacacccgagtttatttgcttaagactaaagatgaagcagaacaatcgtttataaactttaaaaatgaggtcgaaaatcaactcgacaggaagattaaaagggtaaggtctgatagaggtggtgagtataaatccagtTATTTAGCGGACTTCTGTGCTGCAAACGGTTTAAttcatgagactagtccaccttacttaccccaatccaatggtgtagctgaacgtaaaaatagaactttaaaagagatgatgaatgctatgcttttaagttcggcCTGTCcgacgatatgtggggggaagcaatacttttcgcttgtcacattcttaaccgtgtacctcataagaaaattgacaagacaccctacgagatttggaagggctatcctcctaacctaagttaccttagagtgtgggggtgtttggctaaagtgggtttacctgactttaggagacctaccgttggacctaagacctatgattttgtttttataggttatgctcaaaatagctctgcctatagatttatgtctttgaTCGACCGTTCTATATCCGAGGCTAGAGATGCcgaattttttgagcatgtttttccttttcgAAAAATGTTGTTTCATCTACTTCATTACCTGTTGCATCTATTGAtatgtcttcacatgctagtTGTAGTAGCACTCCTATTGATCATCTTTGTTGAACCTAGGAGGAGTAAaagacctagatgtccaaaggATTATAGTGATTATGTTACAACACATTTATCTGAATATGGATACTCTGTTTGTGCAAGTGATGAGTTTGTTTGACTTTTTTAATAGAGgatgacccaaaaacctatagtgaggcaatgaaatccattgatgctaatttttggaaagatgctattaaaagtgaacttgattctattgtttctaatcagacttgggagttgaccgatttacctaaaggtagtaaacccattacgagtaaatggatctttaaaaagaaaatgagacctgacggtacaatagaaaggttcaaagctagacttgtagttagaggctttacacaaaagaagggcattgattactttgatacctattctcctgtgaccaaaatttcgactataaGAACTCTTGTCGctttagctgctattcataaccttattatacatcagatggatgttaaaactgctttcttgaatggtgagctaaaggaagagatctatatgtcgcAACATGAAGGGTTTGTGATTAAGGGTCAAGAgaataaagtgtgtaaactgaacaagtcactttatggtccaaacaagcacctaaacaaagtggtatgagaaattcaaCACTACTTTGATGAGTAATGGCTTTATgattaacaattctgattcatgtgtttattccaaagtgatagaatctgattgtgttattatatgcctatatgtggatgacatgcttatttttggtaataatttagatgtgataattaaaaccaaagaatttttgtcatcacactttgagatgaaggacttaggagaagccgATGTTATCCTAGGGGTTAAGGTTATCCGAAACTCCAATGGAATTTCTttgagtcaatctcattatgttgaaaaggtgttgaaaaagtttaactgctttgatgttgtgcctgctagaacaccctatgacTCTAGTGTACATTTGAGTAAAAACTTGGGTAACAAGTGTTTCCCgggaagagtatgctaaaatcctagggagtgtgatgtttcttatgaaTCGTACTCGACCGGATATTGCATATGCGGTTAGTAGatcgagtcgttatacacataaccctggtaatgaacattggaatgctcttcgtcgtttgctAAAATACCTAAGAGGAACAGTTGATATGTGTTTGCATTATGGTAAATTTTCTttgtgttagaaggatattgtgatgcaaattgggttgcgtgtaacgatgagatttgttctactagtggttatgtcttcaccatgggtggaggtgcgatatcgtggaagtcttctaaacagacttgtattgcacgctctaccatggagtcggagttcatagctcttgagttggcaggacaagaagCCGATTGGCTGAAAAACCTATTGGTCGATGTACCAAGATGGGAGGACGGCCGACACCGGTCTCCATCTTTGTGTGACTCGAAAAGTCGCTATTGgcgttgcaaagaatagtgtctacaattcgaaaaagagacaCATGCGAATAAGGCACGCTTCAGTTAAACAACTCCTTGAGAATGGAGTGATTActgtggactatgtgaagtccgaaagtaatcttgctgatccctttactaagggGTTGACTAAGAGATTAGTCGTtaatacgtcgaggggaatggggcttaggtCCCTGAGTCAAGGTTGAGATTGGTCCAAAGTTTCCATTCCTATGGCgtagtatgattcatagcctttatggtggtgcttttgagacgcacttgatgaatcTTACACTAGGttggacttaggtccttaatggctcatgtgagaagtgctattgagaagcacttgagccacctacgtaggtgtaatgatcctaagactatgagaagtcttgtgGTCACACCTATCAGTACCAAGGTAACGCATAAgctctaaaagagcgcgttgcactctGAAATCGCGGGACGATCTTAATTTGAAGGTATGATATATGTAGTGGGGGTATCGACCAAGTTcactaggaattcaaatcgcaagatattctctagttgtaagtaagttgtttcctcatttcactaaagtgtcaattcaaatcgaaagatattgatacctaagtatccacccttcctttacccaggaattcTTCTTTCTCTGGCTCTGGCGCctctagtgggggattgttggaaatagaGGCTTTGAGAGCCTTTTTCTTAGTTtccatttgtcccacattggtgaggaagtgggtgttttatgggtttatataacaccccttcccttaccttatcactagtggtcatggggagtcttttgtagagactttgcgaggtgcttaattcagctcgcacacgcgcgcgcgcgtgcccgtgcccgagcccggcccggcccggattcgggattcgggattcgggatttgggatttgCAATCGGAAAATGTACGCGGTGTCCTTAGGTTTGACATTTTGACCAAATGTCCAATTTTTTAATCGGGGAAACTTTAAGAGGTCATAACTTGTGATTACGAGCTCCGAAAGTggcgattttttttttaaaattaattatCTTTTTGAGAACTACGACTTGAAGAAAAAATTGTTgagtttggaattcgtgaccaaGAAATATGGTCATTCAAAGTTTGTTCGATCAAAAAAAGTGACatacaaaaactcc from Silene latifolia isolate original U9 population chromosome 3, ASM4854445v1, whole genome shotgun sequence harbors:
- the LOC141648022 gene encoding protein NRT1/ PTR FAMILY 1.2-like — its product is MKANLMEVNEDETMLNQNIQDEEHGTSKRRKGGFITMPFILANEAFERVASFGLTPNMIVYLTDEYKLSVTKAQNLLYLYNSANNFTPFVGAILADSFLGRFLAISIGSIFSLLGMFVIWMTTIIPKAKPPPCDTLTTNCASATTGQYAFLVLGFILLAIGGGGTRPCSQVFGADQVNARNTTKNKRNLEIFLNWYYMFSCVSIIIALTVIVYIQEHLGWMIGFGVPVVLMFLATFSFLLASPFYVKVKGNTNLLTGLVQVIVAAFQNRNINLSDPDLGSLYYHEKDSAVSVPSDKLRFLNKSCIIQDTERDIRPDGLARNPWRLCRVEDVEGLKAFLRVLPIWSAGIMISVNTSGSPFGLLLTRTMDRHIGPKFEIPAASFGTFLILVIGIWIPLYDRVLLPLASKIRGKQVTLSVKLRMGLGLFFSFMSILTSGMVESIRRQRAIDQGFEDDPLAVIHMSALWTIPHSIFGGIAEALFVIGQTEFFYTELPMNMLSIAGSIFGLGGTFGSLIASFVLNSVDSLTKSEGNEGWMANNVNKGHYDYYYYLLAFLNLLNLVYYVYCSCAYGPTKLERMSKEVVVKDTDEGSPLLMDSGSYKK